A region of Reichenbachiella carrageenanivorans DNA encodes the following proteins:
- a CDS encoding TlpA family protein disulfide reductase: MLIKQEHSLIYAVLIACASWACSPTSVPDYVLISGTVTQSNSSYLTIKGDYFSTDIDRNSNGTFSDTLRVARGFYTFYCGSEKAQIFLDKGYVLHLSANQSQFNNTLFFSGKGTGTKVNNYLANKSRFENTLTSDQILYSYNETDFERQVKGWSDQVLKLLQVSEIVDIDFVSQEKRNITYTYLTHISHYEKYHQHATQDYNYTVSADFEKPLEQLDMSNEQDFENLSSYRNLLKSYIGSRIERGQTTATFESIKANTTQLIKTELILELVRKINIGQKNVEQIYQGILNLSPDSTTLAGLNDKMNKIRKLNQGMPSPPFAYKDITNQIISLTDLRGKYIYMDIWATWCHPCLKEIPALKTLQERYNDTLIEFVSLSIDANKDFSKWQDMVKNKELKGIQLFADQSWNSIFLKDYIIETIPRFILIDPNGNIINAHAPRPSNPETRSILDGLLHKS, from the coding sequence ATGCTAATAAAACAGGAGCACTCATTAATCTATGCTGTGTTAATAGCCTGTGCTAGTTGGGCTTGTTCGCCTACATCAGTTCCAGACTACGTACTTATTTCTGGCACCGTTACCCAATCCAACTCAAGCTACCTAACAATCAAAGGAGACTATTTCTCCACTGACATAGACAGAAACAGCAATGGCACTTTTTCAGATACCCTTCGTGTAGCAAGGGGCTTCTATACTTTTTATTGTGGGTCTGAAAAGGCACAAATATTTCTTGATAAAGGCTATGTCCTACATCTATCAGCCAATCAATCTCAATTCAATAACACCTTATTCTTTTCTGGGAAAGGCACAGGAACGAAAGTCAATAACTACTTAGCCAATAAATCCAGATTTGAAAACACATTAACATCCGATCAAATTCTCTACTCTTACAATGAAACTGATTTTGAACGCCAAGTAAAAGGCTGGTCGGATCAAGTACTCAAACTACTACAAGTGAGCGAAATAGTAGACATAGACTTTGTGTCCCAAGAAAAAAGAAATATAACCTACACATATTTGACCCATATTTCCCATTACGAAAAGTACCACCAGCATGCTACCCAAGATTACAACTACACCGTATCGGCGGATTTTGAAAAACCTTTAGAGCAGCTCGATATGAGCAACGAACAAGACTTTGAAAACCTGAGTAGCTATAGAAATTTACTGAAAAGTTATATAGGCTCAAGAATCGAGCGAGGCCAAACCACTGCTACGTTTGAGTCCATCAAAGCGAATACGACACAGCTCATAAAAACAGAGCTCATCCTAGAGCTTGTCCGCAAAATTAATATAGGTCAAAAAAACGTAGAGCAAATCTACCAAGGCATATTAAACCTATCTCCAGACTCAACTACCCTAGCTGGTCTTAATGACAAAATGAATAAAATAAGGAAGCTAAACCAAGGCATGCCCTCTCCTCCTTTTGCCTATAAGGACATCACGAACCAGATCATCAGCTTGACAGACCTCCGTGGCAAATATATCTACATGGACATATGGGCTACCTGGTGCCACCCCTGTCTGAAAGAAATTCCGGCCTTGAAAACGCTACAAGAAAGATATAACGATACCCTAATTGAGTTTGTAAGTCTCTCTATTGATGCCAACAAAGACTTCTCTAAATGGCAAGACATGGTTAAAAACAAAGAGCTAAAAGGCATTCAGCTCTTTGCGGACCAAAGTTGGAATTCTATATTTTTGAAAGACTATATAATAGAAACCATTCCTAGGTTTATCCTTATCGACCCAAATGGAAATATTATAAATGCTCATGCTCCGAGACCTTCAAACCCTGAAACCCGATCAATACTTGATGGGCTACTCCATAAATCATAG
- a CDS encoding sensor histidine kinase: MYIHLYLFRRVAFMEIQSTVSTLLGMLLLSSGVYSIYNGAWNRRFKQRIPPNKKLLQENKNLKFMLRQAQQEVKIGSWEWNTQTNEIFWSEEMYTIFELDPENGPDVDQLRQIIFDEDRPVFDQSMRDHLNGRIVRRTEYRIKTHTGNIKYIAATGRAIFDENQKPNNLFGTAQDITTQKEISKSLFQEKKKYHLLADSLPVAIFRSNVKGELLFVNQSMVEMFGYESEEELLKQNCFALYTNPVDRGELLSELNANGKLTDYQMTFQRCDGSTFVGEQNSLIEGNELHGIIQDISDRVESEKEKSNLIETLKEQNKDLEEFAFIISHNLRSPLANMMGLTKIFDKSSVTSDNLEILGLIEQSTVNLDLIIKDLNQTLTVREGEKKLREVIDLFPMAHDILVNFKNVIESHGILVEFDIMPDAQLKSVSDFIKNILFYLVDNAIKFRRHEGQAKVKIKYQETDTNYILSVCDNGIGIDLETNENRIFLIYEKLDGKKEGRGLGLYLVKNHVNALYGKIEVESKLNEGSKFRIILPKE, encoded by the coding sequence ATGTACATCCACCTGTACCTGTTTCGCAGAGTAGCATTTATGGAGATACAAAGTACGGTGAGTACCCTACTAGGCATGCTTTTATTAAGTAGCGGGGTGTACTCAATTTATAATGGCGCATGGAACCGCCGATTCAAGCAGCGAATACCACCTAATAAGAAACTTCTTCAGGAGAATAAAAACCTGAAGTTTATGCTTAGGCAGGCACAGCAAGAAGTAAAGATCGGCAGTTGGGAATGGAACACTCAGACCAATGAAATATTTTGGTCCGAAGAAATGTATACCATCTTCGAACTAGACCCAGAAAACGGGCCTGACGTAGACCAACTACGGCAAATCATATTTGATGAAGATAGGCCTGTTTTTGATCAATCGATGCGAGACCACCTCAACGGACGTATCGTCCGCCGCACGGAATACAGAATAAAAACACATACTGGCAACATCAAATATATCGCAGCCACAGGCAGAGCAATCTTCGATGAGAACCAAAAACCAAACAATTTGTTTGGCACAGCCCAAGACATCACAACTCAAAAAGAGATTTCCAAATCATTATTCCAAGAAAAGAAAAAATACCATTTATTAGCAGATAGCCTACCTGTAGCCATCTTTAGATCCAACGTAAAAGGCGAACTGCTTTTTGTAAATCAATCCATGGTAGAAATGTTTGGCTACGAATCAGAAGAAGAGCTACTAAAGCAAAACTGTTTTGCCTTATACACCAACCCTGTAGACCGTGGCGAACTGCTTTCCGAACTCAATGCCAATGGCAAACTCACTGATTATCAAATGACTTTCCAACGCTGCGACGGAAGCACGTTTGTAGGCGAGCAAAATTCATTGATAGAAGGAAATGAGTTGCATGGTATCATACAAGACATTAGTGACAGGGTAGAGAGCGAAAAGGAAAAATCAAACCTCATAGAAACACTAAAAGAACAAAATAAAGACCTAGAAGAGTTTGCGTTTATTATCTCTCATAATCTCCGCAGTCCATTAGCTAACATGATGGGATTGACTAAAATATTTGACAAGTCTTCAGTGACATCGGACAATCTAGAAATACTCGGTCTCATCGAGCAAAGCACGGTCAATTTAGACCTGATCATAAAAGACCTCAACCAAACCCTCACTGTACGAGAAGGCGAAAAGAAGCTAAGAGAAGTGATCGATCTCTTCCCTATGGCACATGATATATTAGTCAATTTCAAAAATGTAATTGAAAGCCACGGCATTCTAGTAGAGTTTGACATCATGCCAGATGCACAGCTCAAATCTGTCTCGGATTTCATCAAAAATATTCTCTTCTATTTAGTAGATAATGCCATCAAATTCAGAAGGCATGAAGGTCAAGCCAAGGTAAAAATCAAATATCAGGAAACAGACACCAATTACATCCTTTCTGTATGCGACAACGGCATAGGCATTGATCTCGAAACCAATGAAAATCGAATATTTTTGATCTATGAAAAACTCGATGGAAAAAAAGAAGGAAGAGGGCTAGGATTATACCTTGTAAAAAATCATGTAAATGCACTCTACGGGAAAATTGAAGTGGAGAGCAAGCTCAACGAGGGCTCCAAATTCAGAATCATTTTACCGAAAGAATAA
- a CDS encoding DMT family transporter: MSKSRVIGVILALLGVVLFSAKAVIVKMAYQYPVDAVSLLLLRMLFALPMYLVVAVVKRPKDQAAMTKGVYLWIIGLGIVGYYLASLFDFLGLVYIKASLERIILFVYPTIVLFISRVFFKKQITRRQLIAIVLTYLGIVLAFVLELRLDGEGLMMGVGLIFLSAVTYASYIAGSGWLIPKIGATVFTSYAMIISCLCVIIHYLLVGDFNITNYPTEVYVLGFVMAVFSTVIPSYLVSLSIKMIGASSFAIVASFGPISTILLANYFLGESIHYLQWVGTILVMIGVFFVTKKD; encoded by the coding sequence ATGAGTAAATCAAGAGTAATCGGAGTAATACTGGCTTTGTTAGGCGTTGTACTTTTTTCCGCTAAGGCAGTGATCGTAAAAATGGCTTACCAGTATCCTGTCGATGCTGTCTCATTGCTTTTACTTCGTATGTTATTCGCCTTGCCCATGTATCTGGTAGTGGCTGTAGTGAAGCGACCAAAAGATCAAGCCGCCATGACCAAAGGAGTGTATCTATGGATTATAGGATTGGGAATAGTCGGCTACTATTTGGCCAGTTTGTTCGACTTTTTAGGGCTTGTCTATATCAAAGCTAGTCTCGAGCGGATTATCCTTTTTGTGTATCCTACTATTGTACTTTTTATATCTAGGGTATTTTTCAAAAAACAGATTACACGTCGTCAGTTGATCGCTATTGTGCTCACCTACCTTGGGATTGTTTTGGCGTTTGTCTTAGAGTTGAGACTGGATGGAGAAGGACTGATGATGGGTGTAGGACTGATCTTCTTGAGTGCCGTTACTTACGCTTCTTATATAGCCGGTAGCGGATGGCTTATTCCTAAAATTGGTGCGACAGTTTTTACCTCCTATGCCATGATCATTTCTTGCCTTTGTGTGATCATTCATTACCTATTGGTAGGTGACTTCAATATCACTAATTACCCTACAGAAGTGTATGTGCTAGGCTTTGTGATGGCTGTGTTTTCTACTGTTATTCCTTCTTATTTGGTATCACTGTCCATCAAAATGATTGGGGCATCTAGTTTTGCGATAGTGGCTAGTTTTGGCCCGATCTCTACAATCCTTTTAGCTAATTATTTCTTGGGCGAAAGCATCCATTATTTGCAGTGGGTAGGTACTATATTGGTAATGATTGGAGTGTTCTTTGTGACTAAGAAGGATTAA